A stretch of the Filimonas lacunae genome encodes the following:
- a CDS encoding tetratricopeptide repeat protein, translating into MSSRFLFMTFFLFGILTVKGQYTEEQTEQSGSFSFNYQYSDSTFAQLKEAYSLAVEKKDQARTGKALMEMGNVCYNMGNIPKALDLYGKADKIFREEGMKNEVAQNLNATGAAYYHNRQSAIAREKYNEALTLYQETHYIKGQADTYGKIGHLYEKQKKYDSAFYFQRLALQEYTSLEEKQGMAGIYENIGSIYEDLEQFDSSLYYYNRSYELYIQAHEPAAIIGVLNNLGDVYRKTGRYAEAMRYSKEAFTQAQQRGDLYETGAACRDLGKTWYLMHQPDSAYRYLELSRRASIDIYSIENNRQAAFLSALFEADKKNEKIVSLEHERNTNIIIAIATVIVLCLLIILGRVTISRQRLKIKNADIVAQQHQQMHETQQELMQSALTNKELQEDKLRQELELKVKELTSHTLHVIQKNQLLDDLRTRLEAMAKDDKRDQRKQIQQLIQQINLNFNYDEYWNEFRETFEQVHQDFFAKLKKQQEDLTHGDLRLAALIKLNLSSKDMATLLAISQDSLRVSRYRLRKKLNLEEGESLTAFLHSI; encoded by the coding sequence ATGAGCAGTAGGTTTTTATTCATGACTTTTTTCCTGTTCGGTATCCTGACTGTAAAAGGTCAGTATACCGAAGAACAAACAGAGCAGTCCGGCTCCTTCTCTTTCAATTATCAGTATTCCGATTCCACATTTGCCCAGCTAAAAGAAGCCTACAGCCTGGCTGTAGAAAAGAAAGACCAGGCCCGAACCGGTAAGGCCTTGATGGAGATGGGCAATGTATGTTACAACATGGGCAATATCCCCAAGGCACTGGATCTGTATGGCAAAGCAGATAAAATATTCCGGGAGGAAGGTATGAAAAATGAGGTAGCTCAAAACCTCAACGCTACGGGTGCAGCCTATTATCATAACCGTCAGAGCGCTATAGCCCGTGAGAAATACAATGAAGCCCTGACACTATACCAGGAAACTCATTATATAAAAGGCCAGGCAGATACTTATGGAAAAATCGGACACCTGTACGAAAAACAGAAAAAGTATGATAGCGCCTTTTATTTCCAGCGCCTGGCATTACAGGAATATACCAGCCTGGAAGAAAAGCAGGGAATGGCTGGTATTTATGAGAATATAGGCAGCATTTATGAAGACCTGGAACAATTCGACTCGTCCTTATATTATTACAATAGATCATACGAACTTTATATACAGGCGCATGAACCCGCAGCCATTATTGGTGTATTAAACAATCTGGGAGATGTATATCGCAAAACCGGTCGCTATGCAGAAGCCATGCGGTACAGCAAAGAAGCATTCACCCAGGCACAGCAAAGAGGAGATTTATACGAAACCGGGGCCGCTTGCCGCGATCTAGGGAAAACCTGGTACCTGATGCATCAGCCCGATAGCGCCTATCGTTACCTGGAATTATCCCGCAGGGCATCTATTGATATTTATTCCATTGAAAACAACCGCCAGGCTGCTTTTTTAAGTGCACTTTTTGAAGCGGATAAAAAGAATGAAAAAATTGTATCGCTGGAGCACGAACGTAATACCAATATTATTATAGCCATAGCTACGGTAATTGTACTGTGTTTGTTAATTATACTGGGTAGGGTTACTATCAGCAGGCAGCGATTAAAAATTAAGAACGCTGACATTGTGGCGCAACAGCACCAGCAAATGCATGAAACCCAACAGGAACTGATGCAAAGCGCGCTTACCAATAAAGAGCTACAGGAAGACAAATTACGGCAGGAACTGGAGCTGAAAGTAAAAGAATTGACCAGCCATACCCTGCATGTGATTCAGAAAAACCAGCTGCTGGACGACTTGCGCACCCGCCTGGAAGCAATGGCCAAAGATGACAAACGTGATCAGCGGAAGCAAATCCAGCAACTGATTCAACAAATCAATCTCAACTTCAACTACGACGAATATTGGAACGAATTCCGGGAAACTTTTGAACAGGTTCACCAGGATTTCTTTGCCAAACTAAAAAAGCAACAGGAAGATCTCACCCATGGCGATTTAAGATTAGCGGCGCTCATTAAATTGAATTTATCCTCTAAAGACATGGCTACTTTACTGGCCATTTCGCAGGATAGCCTTCGCGTTTCTCGTTACCGCCTGCGTAAAAAACTGAATCTGGAAGAAGGAGAAAGCCTTACCGCCTTCCTGCATTCTATATAA
- the dinB gene encoding DNA polymerase IV, producing the protein MSIQRSVAHFDLDSFFVSVECKNNSSLIGKPVVVGGGERGVVASASYEARKFGVRSAMPVKLAKRLCPDIIIIKGDMDKYSRESRMVTDIISNHVPMFEKSSIDEFYIDLTGMDKYFGCELFTSELRKTICKETGLSISQGLATNKMVSKVATNESKPNGQIYIPFGNEKRFLAPLPVNKLPMVGEKTGELLRRMGVETIQTLSEIPEPMMVNLLGKNGIELSRRANGIDNSPVVPYQEQKSVSTENTFNNDTINLAFLNNQLIRMCEQVAYELRAGNKLAGCVTIKIRYSDFQTFTKQVTIAYTASDHIIIEAAKELFSRLYDRRLLVRMVGVRVSSLIPGNYQINLFDDTQEMVNLYQSIDSIKRQFGEQLLMRASGINQSGTHTTW; encoded by the coding sequence TTGAGTATACAACGGTCAGTGGCGCATTTCGATCTGGATTCGTTTTTCGTTTCAGTGGAATGTAAAAACAATAGCAGTTTGATAGGAAAGCCAGTGGTGGTAGGAGGAGGAGAAAGGGGAGTTGTTGCCTCGGCCAGCTATGAAGCCAGGAAGTTTGGTGTGAGAAGTGCCATGCCAGTTAAATTAGCCAAAAGGCTTTGTCCGGATATTATTATTATCAAGGGGGATATGGATAAATATTCCCGGGAGTCACGAATGGTCACTGATATTATCAGCAACCATGTGCCTATGTTTGAAAAAAGCAGTATCGACGAGTTCTATATAGATCTTACCGGCATGGATAAGTATTTCGGATGTGAGCTATTCACTTCTGAATTGCGAAAAACCATTTGTAAGGAAACGGGGCTGTCTATCAGCCAGGGTTTGGCCACCAATAAAATGGTGAGTAAAGTGGCTACTAATGAAAGCAAACCTAATGGCCAGATATACATTCCTTTTGGAAACGAGAAAAGGTTTCTGGCTCCTTTGCCGGTAAACAAATTACCCATGGTAGGAGAAAAAACAGGAGAGTTGCTGAGACGAATGGGCGTAGAAACCATTCAAACACTAAGCGAAATTCCGGAACCTATGATGGTGAATTTATTGGGGAAAAACGGGATAGAATTATCACGCAGGGCCAATGGAATAGACAATAGCCCTGTAGTTCCTTACCAGGAGCAGAAGTCTGTTAGTACGGAAAACACATTTAACAATGACACTATCAACCTGGCTTTTTTAAATAACCAGCTCATTCGCATGTGCGAACAGGTAGCCTATGAATTAAGAGCGGGTAACAAACTGGCAGGTTGTGTAACTATAAAAATACGGTATAGCGATTTTCAAACCTTTACTAAGCAGGTAACGATTGCCTATACTGCATCAGACCATATTATCATAGAAGCAGCTAAGGAATTATTCAGCCGCCTGTACGACCGCCGCTTACTGGTACGTATGGTAGGAGTACGTGTAAGCAGCCTGATACCCGGTAACTACCAGATTAACCTGTTTGATGATACACAGGAGATGGTAAACCTGTACCAGTCTATAGATAGCATCAAGCGGCAGTTTGGAGAACAATTGCTGATGCGTGCATCCGGAATTAACCAGTCTGGCACGCATACAACCTGGTAA
- a CDS encoding DNA polymerase III subunit alpha → MHPELTSLARIQPGNQSKEEIKSERMYINCKSWFSLRYGTYSIEDLVGTAKKQGIQQLALTDINSTSHTWDFVDACQQQQIKPIAGAEIQNQRQHLYILLARNGSGFLAINQFITKHLQRQQSFPVRPVFTDDVFIIYPWDTIGVAELQANEFIGVQYTELHLLYKTDITTYGNRLVMRHPVTFQDSNHYYLHCLLRAINANVVISKLQQQDVAGKHETFLAPEELGILYQQHQQLIHNANALLDACSIELDFKQDKTRQVYNNNRSADKQLLEKLALEGLANRYGKDHEAATERVYKELEIIDKQGFNAYFLITWDIIQFARRRHFFFVGRGSGANSIVAFCLGITDVDPLELDLYFERFLNPARKVPPDFDIDFSWADRDEIFQYVFERYGSDHVSLLGAYTTFQKKAAIRELGKVFGLPKSEIDAIERLGYAAKEDAIHRKINYYASLMQDFPNHLSIHAGGILISDAPIHTYTVTELPPKGFATSQVDMFVAEKIGLFKLDLLSQRGLGHIKDAVELIRQNKGARIDIHDIEKFKHDKQVAERMRTADTIGCFYVESPGMRQLLQKLECRDYITLVAASSIIRPGVAQSGMMRQYIYRYRRPDQFEYLHPILKELLHETFGIMVYQEDVMKVAHYFAGLDMADADILRRAMNGKYRGQKHFEDIRNRFFLNCRQLGHNDQIALEVWRQMESFAGFSFSKAHSASFAVESYQSLYLKTYYPAEFMVAVINNFGGFYSRELYFHELKRTGVKVLPPCVNEGQELTSISGNIVHVGFIHVEGLEDAVLKTVLEERSRHGSYLHLQDFIERTHIPLEQLNLLIRTGALGFTGKNKKELLWEANFLQKKNARHVPAFHSLFDEPPMEFKLPQLHQHPHDDALDELELLGFPLGNVWPLADADLSKYCTAKDLPALKGSNVSTIGYFVTDKHARTIKKESMYFGTFLDKKGEWLDTVHFPQSFTPHLSPFQGKGFYELQGKVTEEFGVYSIEVTRCSKIGLKTSSGSPVAYSAR, encoded by the coding sequence GTGCATCCGGAATTAACCAGTCTGGCACGCATACAACCTGGTAACCAATCAAAAGAAGAGATTAAAAGTGAACGCATGTATATCAACTGTAAAAGCTGGTTCAGCTTACGCTATGGTACTTATTCAATAGAAGACCTTGTTGGCACAGCAAAAAAACAGGGTATACAGCAGCTGGCGCTAACGGATATTAACAGCACCAGCCACACCTGGGATTTTGTAGACGCCTGCCAGCAGCAGCAGATAAAACCTATTGCCGGGGCCGAGATACAAAACCAACGCCAACATCTATATATACTCCTGGCCCGGAACGGGAGTGGTTTTTTAGCCATCAACCAATTTATAACAAAGCATTTGCAGCGGCAGCAATCCTTCCCCGTAAGACCAGTATTTACGGATGATGTGTTTATCATTTATCCCTGGGATACTATAGGGGTTGCTGAGCTGCAAGCCAATGAATTTATAGGTGTACAGTATACCGAACTGCACCTGTTGTACAAAACGGACATTACAACCTATGGAAACCGTTTAGTAATGCGCCATCCGGTAACCTTCCAGGATAGCAATCATTACTATCTCCATTGCCTGTTACGCGCTATCAATGCCAATGTGGTTATCAGCAAACTGCAGCAGCAGGACGTAGCAGGCAAACATGAAACCTTCCTGGCTCCGGAAGAGCTGGGCATATTATATCAACAGCATCAGCAGCTGATTCACAATGCGAATGCGCTGCTGGATGCCTGTAGCATCGAGCTGGATTTTAAACAGGACAAAACCAGGCAGGTGTACAACAACAATCGATCAGCCGATAAACAGTTGTTGGAAAAACTGGCACTGGAAGGGCTTGCTAACCGTTATGGAAAAGACCATGAGGCGGCAACGGAAAGAGTGTATAAAGAACTGGAGATTATAGATAAGCAAGGCTTTAATGCTTATTTTCTTATCACCTGGGATATTATACAGTTTGCCCGTCGCCGCCATTTCTTTTTTGTAGGCCGTGGCAGCGGTGCTAACTCTATTGTTGCCTTTTGCCTGGGTATTACAGATGTAGATCCGCTGGAACTGGATTTGTATTTTGAGCGCTTCTTAAACCCCGCCCGTAAGGTTCCGCCCGATTTTGATATTGATTTTAGCTGGGCAGACAGAGATGAAATTTTCCAATATGTATTTGAACGCTATGGCAGTGATCATGTATCGTTGCTAGGCGCTTATACCACCTTTCAAAAAAAGGCCGCCATTCGTGAGCTGGGAAAGGTGTTTGGCCTGCCTAAATCGGAAATTGATGCTATTGAACGTTTGGGCTATGCCGCCAAAGAAGATGCTATACATCGTAAAATTAATTATTACGCCAGCCTTATGCAGGATTTCCCCAATCACCTGAGCATACATGCCGGCGGCATTTTAATCAGCGATGCCCCTATTCACACCTATACTGTTACAGAGCTTCCCCCTAAAGGATTTGCCACCTCTCAGGTGGATATGTTTGTGGCAGAAAAAATAGGTTTATTTAAGCTGGATTTACTAAGCCAGCGCGGTTTGGGCCATATAAAAGATGCAGTAGAGTTGATCAGGCAAAACAAAGGCGCACGCATTGATATACACGATATAGAAAAGTTTAAGCACGACAAACAGGTGGCTGAGCGAATGCGTACGGCTGATACGATTGGTTGTTTTTATGTAGAAAGTCCGGGTATGCGACAGCTACTGCAAAAACTGGAATGCAGGGATTATATTACCCTGGTGGCAGCCAGTAGTATTATACGTCCTGGTGTGGCACAATCCGGCATGATGCGGCAATATATTTACCGCTATCGCAGACCCGACCAGTTTGAATACCTGCACCCCATATTGAAAGAACTACTTCACGAAACCTTTGGCATTATGGTATATCAGGAAGATGTGATGAAGGTAGCCCATTATTTTGCCGGGCTGGATATGGCAGATGCAGATATCCTGCGCAGGGCCATGAACGGTAAATACCGTGGGCAAAAGCATTTTGAAGATATCCGTAATCGCTTTTTCCTAAATTGCCGCCAGTTAGGCCATAACGACCAGATAGCCCTGGAAGTATGGCGGCAAATGGAAAGCTTTGCCGGATTCTCCTTTTCTAAAGCGCACTCTGCCTCTTTTGCAGTAGAAAGCTATCAAAGCCTTTACCTCAAAACCTATTACCCTGCTGAATTTATGGTTGCCGTTATTAACAACTTTGGCGGCTTCTATTCGCGCGAACTTTATTTTCATGAGCTTAAAAGAACAGGAGTAAAAGTGCTACCTCCCTGTGTGAACGAAGGGCAGGAGCTTACTTCCATTTCCGGCAATATCGTTCATGTTGGTTTTATACATGTAGAAGGCCTGGAAGATGCTGTATTAAAAACAGTGCTGGAAGAAAGAAGCCGGCATGGGAGCTACCTGCACCTGCAGGATTTTATAGAACGCACCCATATTCCACTGGAACAACTAAACCTCCTTATCAGAACCGGCGCCCTGGGCTTTACAGGAAAGAATAAAAAAGAGCTATTATGGGAAGCCAACTTCCTGCAAAAGAAAAATGCCCGGCATGTACCTGCTTTTCATTCCTTGTTTGACGAGCCGCCTATGGAGTTTAAACTACCTCAGTTACATCAACACCCTCATGACGATGCGCTGGACGAGTTGGAACTACTGGGCTTTCCGCTGGGAAATGTGTGGCCATTAGCAGATGCAGATCTTAGTAAATATTGTACTGCCAAAGACCTGCCAGCGCTCAAAGGCAGCAATGTTAGCACTATCGGCTATTTCGTAACAGATAAACATGCACGCACTATAAAAAAAGAGTCTATGTATTTTGGCACCTTCCTGGATAAAAAAGGAGAGTGGCTGGACACAGTGCATTTTCCGCAATCCTTTACTCCACACTTATCACCCTTTCAGGGAAAAGGCTTTTATGAATTGCAGGGAAAGGTAACAGAAGAGTTTGGTGTATATAGTATAGAAGTTACCCGTTGCAGTAAAATAGGGTTGAAAACTTCTTCCGGCAGTCCGGTGGCATACTCTGCCCGGTGA
- a CDS encoding LEA type 2 family protein has product MTKRKLVGAAIAIILLTTIASCKKPVGFEYRGINNVKLENASLEKATVMLNMVYYNPNSFGVNLKHVDCDVYVDSSYIGKYTLDTLMHIDRKAEFTIPTTMNINVRSLLQGGMFALLGKKVNISVKGNSRVGKGGIFVNVPFNFSGQYAIPLF; this is encoded by the coding sequence GTGACAAAACGTAAATTAGTTGGAGCCGCAATAGCAATCATTTTATTAACTACCATAGCCAGTTGTAAAAAGCCCGTAGGCTTTGAATACCGGGGCATTAACAACGTAAAATTGGAAAACGCCAGCCTGGAAAAAGCTACGGTAATGCTTAACATGGTATACTATAATCCCAATAGCTTTGGCGTAAACCTGAAACACGTAGATTGTGATGTGTATGTAGATAGCAGCTATATTGGAAAATACACCCTGGATACCTTAATGCATATTGACCGTAAAGCAGAGTTTACTATTCCTACTACCATGAATATAAATGTGCGCAGCTTATTGCAAGGTGGCATGTTTGCTTTACTAGGCAAGAAGGTAAATATCTCTGTAAAGGGCAACAGCAGAGTAGGCAAAGGTGGCATTTTTGTGAATGTGCCTTTTAACTTCAGTGGTCAGTACGCCATTCCTTTGTTTTAG
- a CDS encoding DUF6965 family protein, with the protein MTIAIEELNELEQFFRSTVLPEKLPLNKAVTLNDVTAAVNDSFTMLHSTAVSNKIKEMRLNLLREIRQAIIAQLTS; encoded by the coding sequence ATGACGATAGCCATAGAGGAATTAAACGAACTGGAACAGTTTTTCCGTAGCACCGTGTTGCCGGAAAAACTCCCTTTGAACAAAGCAGTAACGTTGAACGATGTAACTGCCGCAGTGAATGATAGCTTTACTATGCTGCATTCAACAGCAGTAAGTAATAAAATAAAAGAGATGCGCCTGAACTTATTGCGCGAAATAAGACAGGCCATCATAGCACAGCTAACATCCTGA
- a CDS encoding TonB-dependent receptor domain-containing protein produces the protein MKRLSILLLLITAIVFSAHAQKSSVSGKILDKNTGEPLAGSRIILQAPGQRHIEVAGFNGAFVIKNVTNTTYKVDVVFMGYKPYNTEITVNGSVNTLKIEMESVHNDLQTIEVSSRHDKGSANSAILADRKADVVQNSVAARTIELSPDLSVANVTQRVSGVSLERSTNGEGQYAIIRGMDKRYINTFINGVKIPSPDNKNRYVPLDVFPADLLDRLEVVKSLTPKQEGDAIGGAVNMVMKDAPEHLSVKANAAVGIADKFFTQDYTAFKSSPSLTTSPRLTNGDSYQATMNDFPNSAFSRYTKHNPLNSVLGASVGGRVFHDKLGIIVAGSYQNNYRNVNGYFFKSETDGNNGDAKVTDIQDRFYSIQQARSGLHTKLDYKINNNHKIRLYGAYMNLIKNEYRFSSDTNLILGRKEIGTGRISNNYRTYRDDQKIFNFTLSGSHKLTQRLEADWSAVYSKATDNRPDIANLNTNTSSLRDETTGNIYSTPVNFDLNSTRTFQHNSDQDKSGYLNLTYASTIGNAHVDWSTGGMYRSKDRKSDYDKYNLQFDPSNQIYDGDINHNTMVVNNTTGSYNDALNYSAKEKVGAAYGMVKISLKQLELVGGARYEHTSLSWSSNVPKSVDGKTGNIQYYDVLPSAMLKYGITNNQVVRLSYYSAISRPNFFEVIPHTDGNPDGDYPERGNSSLKRTTANNYDLRYEYYIGSGSQMLAGVFYKDINNPIEFSLQTLGNILYYIPSNFGRAKNYGFEFDVTHYLRQWGVRANYTYTHSAITTTKIQNYTTSTGTGTLPVNQTRPLQGQSAHVANVSLLFKDDNKLGLNAQLALGYTSKRINTVSQFLNNDIWQKAFTQLDFSLEKRVAKRWFVYTKINNILNTPYQLELQQPYTASGVTSSVPHQELGKKTQIRKDTYGANYLLGVRFKL, from the coding sequence ATGAAGCGACTATCTATTTTACTGCTGCTAATAACAGCAATCGTCTTTTCAGCCCACGCTCAAAAAAGCAGTGTAAGCGGCAAAATCCTGGATAAAAACACTGGCGAACCTTTAGCTGGTTCCCGGATTATTTTACAAGCCCCTGGTCAACGACATATAGAGGTAGCCGGTTTCAATGGCGCCTTTGTTATTAAAAATGTAACCAATACTACTTACAAAGTAGATGTGGTATTTATGGGATACAAACCCTACAATACCGAAATCACCGTGAATGGCTCTGTGAATACCCTGAAAATAGAAATGGAGTCTGTTCACAACGATCTGCAAACAATAGAAGTATCCAGCCGTCACGATAAAGGCTCTGCAAACAGCGCTATATTGGCTGACAGAAAAGCAGATGTGGTGCAAAATTCTGTAGCTGCCCGTACTATAGAATTATCTCCTGACTTATCTGTGGCCAACGTAACACAACGCGTTTCGGGTGTATCACTCGAAAGAAGTACGAATGGTGAAGGCCAGTATGCCATTATCAGAGGAATGGACAAGCGTTACATCAACACCTTTATTAATGGTGTAAAAATTCCCAGCCCTGATAACAAAAACCGTTATGTGCCATTGGATGTATTCCCGGCAGACCTGCTGGACAGACTGGAGGTGGTAAAAAGCTTAACGCCTAAACAGGAAGGTGATGCCATTGGTGGCGCCGTAAACATGGTAATGAAAGATGCACCAGAGCATTTATCAGTAAAAGCCAATGCTGCGGTTGGTATTGCAGACAAGTTTTTCACACAGGACTATACTGCTTTTAAAAGCAGCCCCAGCCTTACTACTTCGCCGCGCCTTACCAACGGAGATAGCTACCAGGCAACTATGAACGATTTTCCTAACAGCGCTTTTTCCCGTTACACGAAGCACAACCCTTTAAACTCTGTGTTGGGAGCTTCTGTAGGTGGCCGTGTATTTCATGACAAACTGGGTATCATTGTAGCTGGTAGTTATCAAAACAACTACCGCAATGTAAATGGTTATTTCTTTAAATCAGAAACCGATGGCAATAATGGTGATGCAAAGGTAACCGATATACAAGATCGCTTTTACTCTATACAGCAGGCCAGAAGCGGCTTACACACCAAGCTGGATTACAAAATAAACAACAACCATAAAATCAGGCTGTATGGTGCTTATATGAACCTGATAAAAAACGAATACCGTTTTTCATCTGACACTAATCTTATTCTCGGTCGCAAGGAGATAGGCACAGGCAGGATTTCCAATAACTATCGTACTTACCGCGATGACCAGAAGATTTTTAACTTCACCCTTAGCGGCTCACACAAACTTACACAACGTTTAGAGGCTGACTGGAGTGCTGTTTATTCTAAAGCAACTGATAACCGCCCTGATATTGCTAATTTGAATACGAATACCAGCAGTTTAAGAGACGAAACAACCGGTAATATTTATTCTACCCCTGTTAACTTCGATTTGAACTCTACCCGCACGTTTCAACACAACTCTGACCAAGACAAAAGCGGTTACCTGAATCTTACTTATGCATCTACCATTGGCAATGCGCATGTTGATTGGTCTACAGGCGGTATGTATCGCAGCAAAGACAGAAAAAGCGACTATGATAAATACAACCTCCAGTTTGACCCAAGTAACCAGATCTACGATGGCGATATTAACCATAACACCATGGTGGTGAATAATACAACCGGCTCATACAACGATGCGTTAAACTATAGCGCTAAGGAAAAAGTAGGCGCTGCTTATGGCATGGTAAAAATCAGCCTGAAACAATTAGAATTAGTAGGTGGCGCTCGTTACGAACATACTTCCTTAAGCTGGTCATCCAACGTACCTAAAAGTGTAGACGGTAAAACCGGCAATATCCAATATTACGATGTACTGCCAAGCGCTATGTTGAAGTATGGAATTACCAACAACCAGGTAGTAAGATTATCTTATTATTCAGCTATCAGCCGTCCTAACTTCTTCGAAGTGATACCCCATACGGATGGCAACCCGGATGGCGACTACCCGGAGAGAGGTAATTCTTCCCTGAAGAGAACCACCGCCAATAACTACGATCTCCGTTACGAGTATTATATAGGTAGTGGTAGCCAGATGTTAGCAGGCGTGTTTTATAAAGACATCAATAATCCCATCGAATTCTCACTGCAAACCCTAGGAAACATCCTGTATTATATACCGTCAAACTTTGGTCGTGCTAAAAACTATGGTTTCGAGTTTGACGTTACCCATTACCTGCGCCAATGGGGTGTAAGAGCCAACTATACCTATACCCATTCTGCAATTACTACTACGAAAATTCAGAACTACACTACCAGCACCGGTACCGGCACGTTACCAGTGAATCAAACCAGGCCTTTACAGGGACAAAGTGCCCATGTAGCCAACGTTTCCCTGTTGTTTAAAGATGACAATAAACTGGGGCTGAATGCACAACTGGCACTGGGTTATACCAGCAAAAGAATCAATACTGTTTCACAATTCCTGAATAACGACATCTGGCAAAAGGCTTTTACTCAACTGGACTTTTCATTGGAGAAAAGAGTTGCCAAACGTTGGTTTGTTTATACTAAAATCAACAACATCTTAAATACACCTTATCAGCTGGAATTACAACAGCCTTATACTGCCAGTGGTGTTACCAGCAGTGTTCCGCACCAGGAGTTAGGTAAGAAAACACAGATTCGTAAAGATACTTATGGAGCCAACTACCTGTTGGGAGTGAGATTTAAACTGTAA
- a CDS encoding universal stress protein, whose product MLNVLVLTDFSNAAYHAARYTCHLSRSIPVKRIILFHAYQSVAPVVLSTVANNASKEELDREYTDMLLDMANQLEPESHEDTAIDLLTEDVQLDEVLNEICQREHIDLVVMGIGSDTQASERSSNAILVPEKASCPVLVVPESAEIQNIKHVVFATDLRELESPAYNQITKWLDLFQSKLDVLNVDEEEKEFGAESFFEIKELHNWLDKYKPEYHYSNSKEEGNAIVNFARNHKASLILSLPRVRSFFSNLFHHSITKEITYHSDIPLLFLHEA is encoded by the coding sequence ATGCTTAACGTACTTGTATTAACTGATTTTTCCAATGCCGCCTATCATGCGGCCCGGTACACTTGTCATTTATCGCGAAGTATACCTGTAAAAAGGATCATACTGTTCCATGCTTACCAGTCTGTTGCTCCTGTAGTTTTATCAACAGTAGCCAACAACGCCAGTAAGGAAGAGCTGGACAGGGAATATACAGATATGTTATTGGATATGGCGAATCAACTAGAGCCTGAAAGTCATGAAGATACTGCTATTGATCTGTTAACGGAAGATGTGCAGCTGGATGAAGTGTTGAATGAAATATGTCAAAGGGAACATATTGATTTAGTGGTGATGGGCATTGGTAGTGATACACAGGCATCAGAGAGAAGCAGTAACGCTATACTTGTTCCTGAAAAAGCCAGCTGCCCTGTATTGGTAGTACCTGAAAGCGCCGAGATACAGAATATTAAACATGTAGTATTCGCAACAGACTTGCGTGAACTGGAATCACCCGCTTATAACCAGATAACCAAATGGCTGGATCTGTTTCAGTCTAAGCTGGATGTGTTGAATGTGGATGAGGAAGAAAAAGAGTTTGGTGCAGAATCGTTTTTTGAAATTAAAGAGCTACATAACTGGCTGGATAAATACAAGCCTGAATACCATTACAGTAACAGTAAGGAAGAAGGCAATGCTATTGTCAATTTTGCCCGTAATCACAAAGCCTCTTTAATACTGAGTCTGCCCCGGGTACGTAGTTTCTTTAGTAACCTTTTCCATCATAGTATTACCAAGGAAATCACTTATCATTCAGATATTCCTTTGCTTTTTTTACATGAAGCATAA
- a CDS encoding helix-turn-helix transcriptional regulator yields MAKDVVKYNRIKATLALKDRTSKELAEHLKINAQTVSSWCTNSRQPRLDELYAIADFLDVEPIILLEPRTKS; encoded by the coding sequence ATGGCAAAAGATGTAGTAAAATATAATCGTATTAAAGCAACTCTTGCATTGAAAGATAGAACCAGTAAAGAGCTTGCTGAACATTTGAAAATTAATGCGCAAACTGTATCTTCCTGGTGCACCAACAGTCGCCAACCACGCTTAGATGAATTATATGCCATTGCTGATTTTTTAGATGTTGAACCCATTATTCTGCTGGAGCCGCGTACTAAATCATAG
- a CDS encoding DUF6965 family protein, whose protein sequence is MSTNPLSEQAIQELHDYFNAHNGEIPASLKISPAETINNVRKLIDECFGILSDPSITERIKGMRVNLLKGIQVAMEKEKALGEA, encoded by the coding sequence ATGTCTACAAATCCATTATCCGAGCAAGCAATCCAGGAATTGCATGACTATTTTAATGCCCATAACGGCGAAATTCCCGCCAGCCTTAAAATAAGCCCTGCAGAAACGATTAATAATGTACGTAAGTTGATAGATGAATGCTTTGGCATTTTATCCGATCCCAGTATAACAGAGCGGATTAAAGGAATGCGGGTGAATTTGTTGAAGGGGATTCAGGTGGCGATGGAGAAAGAGAAAGCATTGGGAGAAGCATAG